The following proteins are co-located in the Salinigranum halophilum genome:
- a CDS encoding YeaH/YhbH family protein produces the protein MGLRDDVERFREVGEERREDLKEFITYGDLGGSGPNSIKIPIKVVDLPSFEYDQLDKGGVGQGQGGTPDVGQPVGQPQPQPGDGDEDGEPGEEGGEHEYYEMDPEEFAEELDEELGLDLEPKGKQVVEEIEGDFTDITRSGPNSTLDFEKLFKEGLKRKLSMDFDEDYVREACKVAGTDARDVFRWCREQHILVGLPWVEEAFAEVADERGAWASFEEMAENVERTTAIQRIRRDGLKEVPFRREDERYRHPEIIEKKEKNVVVVNIRDVSGSMREKKRELVERTFTPLDWYLTGKYDNAEFVYIAHDAEAWRVEREEFFGIRSGGGTKISSAYELAKVVLEEEYPWSEWNRYVFAAGDSENSSNDTTENVIPLMEEIPANLHAYVETQPGGTAINATHAEEVDRALGDTGNVVVTYVSSPADVVDAIYEILSTEDGQ, from the coding sequence ATGGGACTGAGAGACGACGTCGAACGGTTCCGCGAAGTGGGCGAAGAGCGCCGCGAGGACCTCAAGGAGTTCATCACGTACGGTGACCTGGGTGGGAGCGGCCCGAACAGTATCAAGATTCCCATCAAGGTGGTCGACCTCCCGTCGTTCGAGTACGACCAGCTCGACAAGGGGGGCGTCGGCCAGGGCCAGGGCGGCACGCCCGACGTGGGCCAGCCGGTCGGTCAGCCGCAGCCGCAGCCGGGCGACGGCGACGAGGACGGCGAACCCGGCGAGGAGGGCGGTGAGCACGAGTACTACGAGATGGACCCCGAAGAGTTCGCCGAGGAACTCGACGAGGAACTCGGCCTCGACCTCGAGCCCAAGGGGAAACAGGTCGTCGAGGAGATCGAAGGCGACTTCACCGACATCACGCGGTCGGGGCCCAACTCCACGCTCGACTTCGAGAAGCTGTTCAAGGAGGGCCTGAAGCGGAAGCTCTCGATGGACTTCGACGAGGACTACGTCAGAGAGGCGTGCAAGGTCGCGGGGACGGACGCCCGGGACGTCTTCCGGTGGTGCCGCGAACAGCACATTCTCGTCGGCCTCCCGTGGGTCGAAGAGGCGTTCGCCGAGGTGGCGGACGAACGCGGCGCGTGGGCCTCCTTCGAGGAGATGGCGGAGAACGTCGAACGGACGACGGCCATCCAGCGAATCCGTCGCGACGGGCTCAAGGAAGTGCCCTTCCGGCGCGAGGACGAGCGCTACCGCCACCCCGAGATCATCGAGAAGAAGGAGAAGAACGTCGTGGTGGTGAACATCCGCGACGTCTCCGGGTCGATGCGCGAGAAGAAACGCGAACTGGTCGAGCGCACGTTCACACCGCTGGACTGGTATCTCACCGGGAAGTACGACAACGCGGAGTTCGTCTACATCGCCCACGACGCGGAGGCGTGGCGAGTCGAACGCGAGGAGTTCTTCGGCATCCGCTCGGGCGGTGGAACGAAGATATCCAGCGCGTACGAACTCGCGAAGGTCGTCTTGGAGGAGGAGTACCCCTGGAGCGAGTGGAACCGCTACGTGTTCGCCGCGGGCGACTCCGAGAACTCGTCGAACGACACGACGGAGAACGTCATCCCGCTGATGGAGGAGATTCCGGCGAACCTCCACGCGTACGTCGAGACCCAGCCGGGCGGCACCGCGATCAACGCGACTCACGCCGAGGAGGTCGACCGCGCGCTCGGCGACACCGGCAACGTCGTCGTCACCTACGTCTCCTCCCCGGCGGACGTGGTCGACGCCATCTACGAGATCCTCAGCACGGAGGACGGACAATGA
- a CDS encoding SpoVR family protein encodes MSNSDRVDKQREAQSLEEPVHEAGNLARKLGLDPYPVNYWIVDYDEMNELIAYGGFQRRYPHWRWGMTYDRQRKQGQFGMGKAFEIVNNDNPSHAFLQLSNSLTDQKAVITHVEAHADFFANNEWFGLFLGEGDDPDAAAMLERHADAIAAYMNDPDIDREEVETFIDAVLTLEDTIDQHRAFEEAGEGRTRTQPEDLRTRLDEMNISEEVRRQVFDEEWLDTLAEAEERAAKLTDPRKDVAAYLREHGMQYDEEAGRAVEMEPWQKDVLDMLRTEAYYFAAQKMTKVMNEGWAAYWESLMMGDERFAGTDEFVTYADHQSRVLGSPGLNPYKLGKELWEYVENTTNRREVADKLLRVRGITWRNFRDVVDFDEVQEHLQPHPVIDAVTTETLESLHELAADDDPRVDSEALAAALAGDVDVEAYPWKVLTYEGLAERHFSLVKPQNRGFLSRVRRSELEQLSRYMFDDEKYDTVAEALDDVDYGAGWARMREVRESHNDVTFLDEFLTQEFVTDNHYFTYEYTQTSGDFRVTSDQYEDVKKKLLLQFTNFGKPTIAVYDGNFDNRGELLLGHQYNGIMLDLPQAKAVLERVYHLWGRPVNLMTIVKEYDDHDVEVARRRNREPTPVERGKRIRYDGDGFETYDLDPDLEARIQATDVDYDTKPEEWLA; translated from the coding sequence ATGAGTAACTCAGACAGAGTCGACAAGCAACGCGAGGCACAGTCGTTGGAGGAGCCCGTCCACGAGGCGGGGAACCTCGCCCGGAAGCTCGGGCTTGACCCGTACCCGGTGAACTACTGGATCGTCGACTACGACGAGATGAACGAGCTCATCGCCTACGGCGGCTTCCAGCGCCGCTACCCCCACTGGCGGTGGGGAATGACGTACGACCGCCAGCGCAAGCAGGGCCAGTTCGGGATGGGCAAGGCGTTCGAAATCGTCAACAACGACAACCCCTCCCACGCCTTCTTACAGCTCTCGAACAGCCTCACGGACCAGAAGGCGGTCATCACCCACGTCGAGGCGCACGCGGACTTCTTCGCCAACAACGAGTGGTTCGGGCTGTTCTTGGGCGAGGGCGACGACCCCGACGCCGCGGCGATGCTCGAACGCCACGCGGACGCCATCGCGGCGTACATGAACGACCCCGACATCGACCGTGAGGAGGTCGAGACGTTCATCGACGCCGTGCTCACCTTAGAGGACACCATCGACCAGCACCGCGCGTTCGAGGAGGCGGGGGAGGGTCGAACCCGCACGCAACCGGAGGACCTCCGCACGCGCCTCGACGAGATGAACATCTCCGAGGAGGTCCGTCGACAGGTGTTCGACGAGGAGTGGCTCGACACCCTCGCCGAGGCCGAAGAGCGCGCCGCGAAGCTCACCGACCCACGGAAGGACGTGGCGGCGTATCTCCGCGAGCACGGGATGCAGTACGACGAGGAGGCGGGTCGCGCGGTCGAGATGGAGCCGTGGCAGAAGGACGTCCTCGACATGCTCCGGACGGAGGCGTACTACTTCGCCGCCCAGAAGATGACGAAGGTGATGAACGAGGGGTGGGCCGCCTACTGGGAGTCGCTCATGATGGGTGACGAACGGTTCGCCGGCACGGACGAGTTCGTCACGTACGCCGACCACCAGTCGCGGGTGCTCGGTTCGCCGGGGTTGAACCCGTACAAGCTCGGCAAGGAGCTGTGGGAGTACGTCGAGAACACCACCAACCGGCGGGAGGTCGCCGACAAACTCCTCCGCGTCCGCGGCATCACCTGGCGCAACTTCCGCGACGTCGTCGACTTCGACGAGGTCCAAGAGCATCTCCAGCCGCATCCCGTCATCGACGCCGTCACGACCGAGACGCTCGAGTCGTTGCACGAACTCGCCGCCGACGACGACCCGCGCGTCGACAGCGAGGCGCTGGCGGCCGCGCTCGCCGGCGATGTCGACGTCGAGGCGTACCCGTGGAAGGTGCTCACGTACGAGGGGCTCGCCGAACGCCACTTCTCGCTCGTGAAGCCACAGAACCGGGGCTTCCTCTCGCGGGTCCGCCGGTCGGAGCTCGAACAGCTTTCGAGGTACATGTTCGACGACGAGAAGTACGACACGGTCGCGGAGGCGCTCGACGACGTCGACTACGGCGCTGGCTGGGCGCGGATGCGCGAGGTGCGCGAGAGCCACAACGACGTGACGTTCCTCGACGAGTTCCTCACTCAGGAGTTCGTCACGGACAACCACTACTTCACCTACGAGTACACCCAGACGAGCGGCGACTTCCGCGTCACCTCCGACCAGTACGAGGACGTCAAGAAGAAGCTCCTCCTGCAGTTCACCAACTTCGGGAAGCCGACCATCGCGGTGTACGACGGGAACTTCGACAACCGGGGCGAGCTCCTCTTGGGTCACCAGTACAACGGCATCATGCTCGACCTCCCGCAGGCGAAGGCCGTGCTCGAACGGGTGTACCACCTGTGGGGTCGACCGGTCAACCTGATGACCATCGTCAAGGAGTACGACGACCACGACGTGGAGGTGGCTCGCCGGCGCAACCGCGAGCCCACCCCGGTCGAACGCGGGAAGCGCATCCGCTACGACGGTGACGGGTTCGAGACGTACGACCTCGACCCCGACCTCGAGGCGCGCATCCAGGCGACGGACGTCGACTACGACACCAAGCCGGAGGAGTGGCTCGCCTGA
- a CDS encoding disulfide bond formation protein B, translating to MTESRASLGRGLLVLFTLVAGVATVGSLHFSLGLGLVPCELCWYQRVLMYPLVVVGGVATLERRFAVWKTTLPLSLGGAAVAAYHVFLQVTPAAAGSCSIGGGCAAVQHPMLGGLLTIPRLALVAFALLSAFGLGLAWLARSHETPANP from the coding sequence GTGACCGAGTCGCGCGCATCCCTCGGCCGTGGCCTCCTCGTCCTGTTCACGCTCGTAGCGGGCGTCGCGACTGTCGGCAGCCTCCACTTCAGTCTCGGGCTCGGCCTCGTCCCGTGCGAGCTCTGCTGGTACCAGCGTGTCCTGATGTACCCGCTCGTCGTCGTCGGGGGTGTCGCGACCCTCGAACGGCGGTTCGCCGTCTGGAAGACGACGCTCCCGCTCTCTCTCGGTGGTGCCGCCGTCGCGGCGTACCACGTCTTCTTGCAGGTGACGCCGGCCGCGGCCGGGTCGTGCAGCATCGGTGGGGGGTGTGCGGCGGTGCAGCACCCGATGCTCGGCGGACTGCTCACGATTCCGCGGCTCGCGCTGGTCGCGTTCGCGCTCCTCTCCGCGTTCGGCCTGGGTCTCGCGTGGCTCGCTCGCTCTCACGAGACGCCCGCGAACCCGTGA
- a CDS encoding DUF7344 domain-containing protein: protein MAIHSRLGDDPTPTELTQDTVFSVLSNERRRRVLRFLNEERAGSDIRELSTQLAAWENDVPPEAITYKQRKRVYTSLHQTHLPALADAGVVDYDRDRGTVSLTAQASVLDEYLATGETTSIPWHFVYLGIAAVGTIATLLAAVGVLPAAVPDLAIAGGLSVVLAVAAGIHSTLVAGEPWEDLYDR, encoded by the coding sequence ATGGCCATCCACAGCCGACTCGGCGACGACCCGACGCCCACCGAGCTGACACAGGACACCGTCTTCTCCGTACTGAGCAACGAGCGGCGACGCCGGGTCCTGCGGTTCCTCAACGAGGAGCGTGCGGGCTCGGACATCCGTGAGCTCTCCACACAGCTCGCGGCGTGGGAGAACGACGTGCCGCCCGAGGCGATCACGTACAAACAGCGAAAGCGCGTGTACACCTCGCTCCACCAGACGCACCTCCCGGCGCTCGCCGACGCGGGCGTGGTCGACTACGACCGCGACCGCGGGACGGTCAGTCTCACAGCCCAGGCGTCGGTGCTCGACGAGTACCTCGCGACCGGCGAGACGACCTCGATTCCCTGGCACTTCGTCTACCTGGGAATCGCTGCCGTCGGCACCATCGCGACGCTGTTGGCCGCCGTCGGTGTGCTCCCCGCGGCCGTCCCCGACCTCGCCATCGCGGGTGGTCTCTCCGTCGTCCTCGCGGTGGCCGCCGGCATCCACAGCACTCTCGTCGCCGGCGAACCGTGGGAGGACCTGTATGACCGCTGA
- a CDS encoding PrkA family serine protein kinase, which produces MRQNTPTDRPDFIRAADEELRGTYEEPMSLGTYLDRAFEHPSIASHASKYLLEAIEAMGTRTVVEEGEERERYRFFDDPANQGEHAVLGNTEILNDFVDDLRTIAADRGKAEKLIWFDGPTATGKSELKRCLVNGLREYSKTDAGRRYTVEWNIANVSDTRGLSYGDEVDHEEDWYESPVQSHPLTVFPLEVRRDVVQALNDASGDHIPLSLDEELDPFCREAYTHLEEQYRRAGKQNLFSEVTDERHLRVKNYVVDVGRGIGILHSEDDGSPKERLVGSWMPGMLRELDSRGRKNPQAFSYDGVLSQGNSLLTIVEDAAQHADLLQKLLNVPDEGHVKLDKGIGMDIDTQLVIISNPDLDAELDKYADRNGRDPLKALKRRLNKHEFRYLTNYSLEAELIRRELTNETTVWDSESEEEVADRIREGLVIEVRDSAGDLTDRELAPHAVEAAAMYSVVSRLDAEDLSAGLDLVDKALLYDQGYLQQGDERVDADAFDFVGTGDGTHGIPVTYTRDIIADLLHEDTGRRHESLPVERVITSMDVLDAMASGLADAPVFSRAETTEYESRLATVKDHVYTRQETDVLDALLADKGVEAETVEEYIEHVYAWASDDKLETEHGPVDPDPLLMRLFETEHLGRFREGDYEGNEPSEDVVDFRREKVISALNRYAWENRDEDFSITDVDFSDIPVIRAVLDTHDWEDVRRLFPDLDPNQWADPPANTDTEEIKARTIEHMTDNGYTAASAELVSRDVMREVSYQWD; this is translated from the coding sequence ATGCGACAGAACACGCCGACCGACCGGCCGGATTTCATCCGCGCCGCAGACGAGGAGCTCCGAGGGACGTACGAGGAGCCGATGAGCCTCGGGACGTACCTCGACCGGGCGTTCGAGCACCCCTCCATCGCCTCGCACGCCTCGAAGTACCTCCTGGAGGCCATCGAAGCGATGGGGACGCGCACCGTGGTCGAGGAGGGCGAAGAGCGCGAGCGCTATCGCTTCTTCGACGACCCAGCCAACCAGGGCGAACACGCCGTCTTGGGGAACACCGAAATCCTCAACGACTTCGTCGACGACCTGCGGACCATCGCCGCGGACCGTGGTAAAGCCGAGAAGCTCATCTGGTTCGACGGGCCGACGGCGACCGGGAAGTCAGAACTCAAGCGGTGTCTCGTCAACGGCCTCCGCGAGTACTCGAAGACCGACGCCGGGAGACGGTACACCGTCGAGTGGAACATCGCGAACGTCTCCGACACCCGGGGACTCTCCTACGGCGACGAGGTGGACCACGAGGAGGACTGGTACGAGTCGCCAGTGCAGTCGCATCCGCTCACCGTCTTCCCGCTGGAGGTGCGCCGCGACGTGGTGCAGGCGCTCAACGACGCCTCGGGCGACCACATCCCGCTCTCTCTGGACGAGGAACTCGACCCGTTCTGCCGGGAGGCGTACACCCACCTCGAAGAGCAGTACCGTCGTGCGGGCAAACAGAACCTCTTCAGCGAGGTGACCGACGAACGGCACCTGCGCGTGAAGAACTACGTCGTCGACGTGGGGCGGGGAATCGGTATCCTCCACTCCGAGGACGACGGGAGCCCAAAGGAGCGACTCGTCGGGTCGTGGATGCCCGGCATGTTACGCGAACTCGACTCACGGGGCCGGAAGAATCCGCAGGCGTTCTCCTACGACGGCGTGCTCTCGCAGGGCAACAGCCTGTTGACCATCGTCGAGGACGCCGCTCAGCACGCAGACCTGCTCCAGAAACTGCTGAACGTGCCCGACGAGGGCCACGTCAAGCTGGACAAGGGCATCGGGATGGACATCGACACGCAACTGGTCATCATCTCGAACCCGGACCTCGACGCCGAACTCGACAAGTACGCCGATCGCAACGGGCGCGACCCGCTGAAGGCGCTCAAACGGCGGCTGAACAAACACGAGTTCCGCTATCTGACGAACTACTCGCTCGAGGCCGAACTCATCCGCCGAGAGCTGACGAACGAGACGACGGTGTGGGACAGCGAATCCGAAGAAGAGGTCGCCGACCGGATCCGCGAGGGCCTCGTCATCGAGGTGCGCGACAGTGCCGGCGACCTCACCGACCGCGAACTCGCCCCACACGCGGTCGAAGCCGCCGCCATGTACTCGGTGGTGTCCCGACTCGACGCCGAGGACCTCTCGGCCGGGCTCGACCTCGTCGACAAGGCGCTCCTGTACGACCAGGGTTACCTCCAGCAGGGCGACGAGCGAGTCGACGCCGACGCGTTCGACTTCGTCGGGACCGGCGACGGCACCCACGGAATCCCGGTCACCTACACGCGCGACATCATCGCCGACCTGCTCCACGAGGACACGGGGAGACGACACGAGTCCCTCCCGGTCGAGCGCGTCATCACGTCGATGGACGTCCTCGACGCGATGGCGAGTGGCCTGGCCGACGCGCCGGTCTTCTCGCGCGCGGAGACCACGGAGTACGAGTCGCGGCTGGCCACGGTCAAAGACCACGTCTACACGCGCCAGGAGACCGACGTCCTCGACGCGCTCCTCGCCGACAAGGGTGTCGAGGCCGAGACCGTCGAGGAGTACATCGAACACGTGTACGCGTGGGCGAGCGACGACAAACTCGAGACCGAACACGGGCCCGTCGACCCGGACCCGCTCTTGATGCGGCTGTTCGAGACCGAACACCTCGGCCGGTTCCGCGAGGGCGACTACGAGGGGAACGAGCCCTCCGAAGACGTCGTCGACTTCCGCCGCGAGAAGGTCATCAGCGCGTTGAACCGCTACGCGTGGGAGAACCGCGACGAGGACTTCTCCATCACGGACGTGGACTTCTCGGATATCCCCGTCATCCGCGCCGTGTTGGACACCCACGACTGGGAGGACGTCCGCCGGCTGTTCCCCGACCTCGACCCGAACCAGTGGGCCGACCCGCCGGCGAACACGGACACAGAGGAGATCAAAGCACGGACCATCGAGCACATGACCGACAACGGATACACGGCCGCGTCCGCCGAACTGGTGAGCCGCGACGTGATGCGAGAGGTGAGCTACCAATGGGACTGA
- a CDS encoding DASH family cryptochrome, which produces MTTALVWFRRDLRLHDNEALATAAAADSLLPVYVVDPREYGERPYGGRDSFRFEKTGAHRARFRCESLSDLRASLRERDSELVVREGLPEDVLPELARAVGADVVSMHTWPTPEERGVEAAVKARLREAGVEIRRKWGHTLYHINDLPTPYTDISDTYTSFRKAVERDASVREQVNTPTLPPLPDAVDAVDVGSVPTPVALLGGDVSPADADERSVLPFEGGESAALARVESYVWDADRLREYKQTRNGLLGEGYSSKFSPWLNEGCLSPRYVHDEVRRYEELRVENDSTYWLLFELIWRDFFQFQAAKHGATLFTRPGIRGRHDIDWRTDEGAFERWAAGETGIPFVDANMRELNETGFMSNRGRQNVASFLANNLRLDWRRGAAYFETRLVDYDPCSNYGNWAYIAGVGNDSRDRYFNIVKQARKYDTDAEYVTHWLPELDPLPPESAHEPWTLSRDEQAEYGVELGVDYPEPMVDLEQSYQKLR; this is translated from the coding sequence ATGACGACTGCCCTCGTCTGGTTCCGGCGCGACCTCAGACTCCACGACAACGAGGCGCTGGCGACTGCCGCGGCCGCGGATTCGCTCCTCCCCGTCTACGTCGTCGACCCGCGCGAGTACGGCGAGCGTCCGTACGGCGGACGTGACTCGTTCCGCTTCGAGAAGACGGGTGCGCATCGCGCGCGCTTTCGCTGTGAGTCGCTCTCGGACCTGCGGGCGTCGCTCCGTGAGCGCGACTCGGAGCTCGTCGTCCGCGAGGGGCTCCCCGAAGACGTCCTGCCGGAACTCGCACGGGCGGTCGGTGCCGACGTGGTCTCGATGCACACGTGGCCGACCCCCGAGGAGCGCGGCGTCGAAGCGGCGGTGAAGGCTCGCCTCCGCGAGGCGGGTGTCGAGATTCGTCGGAAATGGGGCCACACCCTCTACCACATCAACGACCTTCCAACACCGTACACCGACATCTCCGACACCTACACCTCCTTTCGGAAGGCTGTCGAGCGCGACGCGAGCGTCCGCGAGCAGGTGAACACGCCGACGCTTCCGCCGCTCCCCGACGCGGTCGACGCAGTCGACGTGGGGAGCGTCCCGACCCCTGTCGCGTTGCTCGGGGGGGACGTCTCTCCGGCAGACGCCGACGAGCGCAGTGTTCTCCCGTTCGAAGGCGGCGAGTCGGCGGCGCTCGCCCGGGTCGAGTCGTACGTCTGGGACGCGGACCGTCTCCGCGAGTACAAACAGACGCGCAACGGACTGCTGGGCGAGGGCTACTCCTCGAAGTTCTCGCCGTGGCTCAACGAGGGCTGTCTCTCCCCGCGGTACGTCCACGACGAGGTGCGCCGGTACGAGGAGCTCCGGGTCGAGAACGACTCCACGTACTGGCTGCTGTTCGAGCTCATCTGGCGGGACTTCTTCCAGTTCCAGGCGGCCAAACACGGCGCGACCCTGTTCACCCGGCCGGGCATCCGTGGTCGACACGACATCGACTGGCGGACGGACGAGGGGGCGTTCGAACGGTGGGCGGCGGGCGAGACCGGGATTCCGTTCGTCGACGCGAACATGCGCGAACTGAACGAGACGGGGTTCATGTCCAACCGGGGGCGACAGAACGTCGCCTCGTTCCTCGCGAACAACCTCCGACTCGACTGGCGGCGGGGCGCGGCGTACTTCGAGACGCGACTCGTCGACTACGACCCCTGCTCGAACTACGGCAACTGGGCGTACATCGCGGGCGTCGGGAACGACTCCCGAGACCGGTACTTCAACATCGTCAAGCAGGCGCGGAAGTACGACACCGACGCCGAGTACGTCACCCACTGGCTCCCCGAACTCGACCCGCTCCCTCCCGAGTCCGCCCACGAGCCGTGGACGCTCAGTCGCGACGAACAGGCCGAGTACGGGGTCGAACTTGGCGTCGACTATCCCGAGCCGATGGTCGACCTCGAGCAGTCCTACCAGAAGCTCCGCTGA
- a CDS encoding DUF7344 domain-containing protein — translation MNPGPAQTHRDSSLAETDIHDVLRNDRRRLVLERLAETEERQAVSDLAEHIAAVESGEQPPPRNVRQSVYVSLHQTHLPKLDDLGIVTYDANAKTVERAEHADDVAVYMEVVPKNALSWASYYFTVSLLGLLVLVAHSIGVPGLSTVDATLLGGTVFAVLCLSAVYHHLTQRDAALWFRD, via the coding sequence ATGAATCCGGGTCCCGCCCAGACACACCGTGATTCCTCGCTTGCGGAGACGGATATCCACGACGTCCTCCGGAACGACCGGCGGCGACTGGTCCTCGAGCGCCTCGCCGAGACGGAGGAACGTCAGGCGGTGAGCGACCTCGCAGAGCACATCGCGGCGGTGGAATCCGGCGAGCAACCGCCCCCACGCAACGTCCGGCAGAGCGTCTACGTCTCCCTCCACCAGACGCATCTCCCGAAACTCGACGACCTCGGCATCGTGACGTACGACGCGAACGCGAAGACCGTCGAACGGGCCGAACACGCCGACGACGTCGCCGTCTACATGGAGGTGGTCCCGAAGAACGCGCTCTCGTGGGCGTCGTACTACTTCACGGTGAGCCTCCTCGGACTGCTCGTCCTCGTCGCTCACAGTATCGGGGTGCCCGGTCTCTCGACCGTCGACGCCACGCTGCTCGGCGGAACGGTCTTCGCCGTGCTTTGTCTCTCCGCCGTGTACCACCACCTCACACAGCGCGACGCCGCGCTCTGGTTTCGCGACTGA
- a CDS encoding 3-hydroxyacyl-CoA dehydrogenase/enoyl-CoA hydratase family protein yields MDTADAATGTGAIRSVDDIATIAVLGAGNMGHGIAEVAALAGFDVSLRDIDDDLVQAGYDQIEWSLEKLAEKDRITSADADAALERIDPVVDLAAAVDDADVVVEVVPEKMEIKKDVYAAVEEHAPDRALFVTNTSSLSITELSRETDRPARFCGMHFFNPPVRMRLVEVISGADTAAETLSTVEALAERLGKTPVRVHKDSPGFIVNRVLVPLLNEAAWVVESGDGTLAEVDSTTKYGLGLPMGSFELADQVGIDVALHVLEYMHDRLGEAYEPCPLLREQVDAGDLGRKSGAGFYDYDDGGAEIPTDQVRADLRERLLAVMANEVAGLVSADVADADAIDRAMQLGAGFPDGPATLADSAGLETLVARLDTLHDETGAARYDAVATLRDRAETDGAFRERTESETAYDTLRVDRFDGVGHLAIDRPHRLNSVNVDLLADLDAARSTLEADDETRVILLSGAGDRAFSAGADIQRMAAELDSRSAVERAREGQRVFGRFESSPLPVVAAIDGFCLGGGMELATCADLRLATARSTFGQPEHNLGLIPGWGGTQRLRHIVGEGRAKEIILTAARYDAETMADYGFVNEVVENGALDDRALELARDLAGGPPVAQAYTKRVMHRGRDDTDAGLELEAQAFGHVFGTADAAEGIAAFDSDRDPEFSGE; encoded by the coding sequence ATGGACACAGCCGACGCGGCCACGGGAACGGGCGCGATACGCTCGGTCGACGACATCGCCACTATCGCGGTCCTCGGTGCGGGGAACATGGGCCACGGTATCGCCGAGGTCGCCGCGCTCGCGGGGTTCGACGTCTCCCTGCGCGATATCGACGACGACCTCGTGCAGGCCGGGTACGACCAGATCGAGTGGAGCCTCGAGAAACTCGCCGAGAAGGACCGAATCACGTCGGCGGACGCCGACGCCGCCCTGGAGCGAATCGACCCCGTCGTCGACCTCGCGGCCGCCGTCGACGACGCCGACGTGGTCGTTGAGGTGGTCCCCGAGAAGATGGAGATCAAGAAGGACGTCTACGCCGCCGTCGAGGAGCACGCGCCCGACCGCGCGCTGTTCGTGACCAACACCTCCTCGCTCTCTATCACGGAGTTGAGTCGAGAGACCGACCGCCCCGCACGGTTCTGCGGGATGCACTTCTTCAACCCCCCCGTTCGGATGCGACTGGTCGAGGTCATCTCGGGAGCCGACACCGCAGCGGAGACGCTCTCGACGGTCGAGGCGCTCGCCGAACGGCTGGGAAAGACGCCCGTCCGCGTCCACAAGGACAGCCCGGGGTTCATCGTCAACCGGGTGCTCGTCCCGCTCTTGAACGAGGCCGCCTGGGTCGTCGAATCGGGCGACGGCACGCTCGCCGAGGTCGACTCGACGACGAAGTACGGACTCGGTCTCCCGATGGGGAGCTTCGAGCTCGCAGACCAGGTGGGAATCGACGTCGCCCTGCACGTCCTCGAGTACATGCACGACCGACTCGGCGAGGCGTACGAGCCGTGCCCGCTCCTGCGCGAGCAGGTCGACGCGGGCGACCTCGGACGGAAGTCCGGGGCCGGGTTCTACGACTACGACGACGGGGGGGCGGAGATTCCGACGGACCAGGTCCGCGCGGACCTCCGCGAGCGACTCCTCGCGGTGATGGCCAACGAGGTGGCCGGCCTCGTCTCCGCCGATGTCGCCGATGCCGACGCCATCGACCGTGCGATGCAACTCGGGGCGGGCTTCCCCGACGGGCCGGCGACGCTGGCCGACAGTGCGGGGCTCGAGACGCTGGTCGCGCGTCTCGACACGCTTCACGACGAGACGGGCGCGGCGCGATACGACGCCGTCGCGACCCTCCGCGACCGCGCCGAGACCGACGGCGCGTTCCGCGAACGCACGGAAAGCGAGACCGCGTACGACACGCTTCGTGTCGACCGGTTCGACGGTGTCGGCCACCTCGCCATCGACCGTCCACACCGACTGAACAGCGTCAACGTCGACCTGCTGGCAGACCTCGACGCCGCCCGCTCCACCCTGGAGGCCGACGACGAGACGCGCGTCATCCTCCTCTCCGGCGCGGGGGACCGCGCGTTCTCGGCCGGGGCGGACATCCAGCGAATGGCCGCCGAACTGGACTCGCGGTCGGCGGTCGAGCGCGCCCGCGAGGGCCAGCGCGTGTTCGGTCGATTCGAGTCCTCACCGCTCCCCGTCGTCGCAGCCATCGACGGGTTCTGTCTCGGCGGCGGGATGGAGTTGGCGACCTGCGCCGACCTCCGACTCGCCACCGCCCGCTCGACGTTCGGGCAACCGGAGCACAATCTGGGGCTCATCCCCGGGTGGGGCGGGACCCAGCGTCTCCGCCACATCGTCGGCGAGGGGCGCGCGAAAGAGATCATCCTCACCGCCGCGCGGTACGACGCCGAGACGATGGCCGACTACGGCTTCGTCAACGAAGTCGTCGAGAACGGAGCGCTCGACGACCGGGCGCTCGAACTCGCTCGGGACCTGGCTGGGGGCCCGCCGGTCGCGCAGGCGTACACCAAACGTGTGATGCACCGCGGCCGTGACGACACGGACGCGGGGCTCGAACTCGAAGCCCAGGCGTTCGGGCACGTCTTCGGGACCGCCGACGCCGCCGAGGGAATCGCGGCGTTCGACTCCGACCGTGACCCCGAGTTCAGCGGGGAGTAG